ATCCTCCCCCTATAGACATCACCAACGAGTTTAACGTAATGATGCATAGTTCTCCTGCAGGGGCTGAAGTGAAACCAAACGAATATAGAATCTCAGGCATAACCTGCACATCTGGTTTTCGATTTTCTCCCTGGATTCCGAAGCTACTTGAAAAATATCATTTGCGAGCCGTAATTGGAAAAGCAGGTATGCGTGAAGACCTTTACCGATATTTTAAAGAATACAATGCAGTTTACCTCACGTCTGTTGGATATGGACTCGGTGCTCTGTATGCCGAGGGAGTAAAAAGGGTTAAGGCAGTCTACTGGAAAGAAGAATTAGGAATTGCAGAAGCGATGTGGATTCTGGAGGTAGAGAATATGGGGCCATTTTTTGTCGCCTGTGATACTCAAGGCAACAGCCTATGGTCTCTCGCTAATGAAAGAATCAATATGCAGTTATCTAATCTCTATAAAGATAAGAAGACCTACCTGTTAAAGAGATTAGGTGAGATTACCACTCCAGAAGAAGAGCCCATTTGAATCACCTCGTTTTATTTGCTTTTAACTATAACCCATCTCTACCATGGCGTTAATTACATCACGGTAATCGGCTGGTTTTTTACCTTTAAAAAAATCCTTTAGACCCAATTCCGATACGCTTTTTAAACGATCTCGAACCGCTTCGCTCACGGTTGGTTTAACCTTTAATTCTTTAAGCGTTTCAATCACATGCTCCATTTCATCTGCACGCCGTTTACCATGTAGTACATTGGTTGTAATCCATGTATTAGCGATCTCTTGAAACGAGGTTTTATCCATATGTTTGACAATTGCGTCCATGAGCGGTTCCATTAAATCACAACGCTTAGCTCCAAGCAACATTTCGATAAGAAGGGCTTCAACACCTTTAGCAAAGACACTCCGCAGCATTTTCATATAGGATGCTTTTCCGATCTCTTCGGACAAAAATGTCACATCAAAGCCCATATTCCTCAGGAAATTGGCGACTTCGTCTGCTTTTTTCCCACAAGCTAACACGGGGCTCTTGAATCCATAAGAAGCAATAGTACCCAGGATAGCCACTTCAACAAAGGATCCCCCTCTTGCCTCAATCAATTCGCTCATTAGAATTTTTACTCTCGGTGAAACAGTATTCATATCCACATACACTTTTCCTTCTTTTATG
This window of the Nitrospirota bacterium genome carries:
- a CDS encoding DUF1932 domain-containing protein, encoding MDARIGIIGYGEAGQAFAHGLCSNKKISVSVFDIRFNDEKISQSLISKAKQQGLIVERDVGSLVLNNDIILSVVTSEVATKVVEDALPFIKEGKVYVDMNTVSPRVKILMSELIEARGGSFVEVAILGTIASYGFKSPVLACGKKADEVANFLRNMGFDVTFLSEEIGKASYMKMLRSVFAKGVEALLIEMLLGAKRCDLMEPLMDAIVKHMDKTSFQEIANTWITTNVLHGKRRADEMEHVIETLKELKVKPTVSEAVRDRLKSVSELGLKDFFKGKKPADYRDVINAMVEMGYS
- a CDS encoding fumarate hydratase C-terminal domain-containing protein; the encoded protein is MTIQSLDDLELREVRLNIPLSEESVKDLRMGDIVYLDGGIFTGRSLWCIHVIEKGNPPPIDITNEFNVMMHSSPAGAEVKPNEYRISGITCTSGFRFSPWIPKLLEKYHLRAVIGKAGMREDLYRYFKEYNAVYLTSVGYGLGALYAEGVKRVKAVYWKEELGIAEAMWILEVENMGPFFVACDTQGNSLWSLANERINMQLSNLYKDKKTYLLKRLGEITTPEEEPI